A region from the Pempheris klunzingeri isolate RE-2024b chromosome 17, fPemKlu1.hap1, whole genome shotgun sequence genome encodes:
- the LOC139217290 gene encoding dual specificity protein phosphatase 3-like: MSSFEVTLQQLNDLLTDESGFYSWPTKHFHEVYPRIYVGNAFAAMNVMRLKRLGITHVLNAAEGNSYMHVNTNAEFYAGTGIIYHGVQASDTDHFDISVYFEEAADFIEKALAYKNGKGKVYVHCREGYSRSPTLVIAYLMLRQNMDVHAALATVRHHREIGPNDGFLRQLCRLNQRQAAEGNFWNK; encoded by the exons ATGTCGAGCTTCGAGGtgactctgcagcagctcaacGATCTGCTGACGGACGAGAGCGGCTTCTACAGCTGGCCGACCAAACACTTCCACGAGGTTTACCCGCGGATCTACGTGGGCAATGC CTTTGCGGCGATGAACGTGATGCGTCTCAAGCGGCTGGGCATCACCCACGTCCTCAACGCTGCGGAGGGAAACTCCTACATGCACGTCAACACCAACGCTGAGTTCTACGCTGGCACAGGCATCATCTACCATGGCGTGCAGGCCAGCGACACAGATCACTTCGACATCAGCGTTTACTTTGAAGAGGCGGCAGACTTCATAGAAAAGGCACTGGCatacaaaaatggaaaag GTAAAGTGTACGTTCATTGCAGGGAGGGCTACAGCCGCTCGCCCACCTTAGTCATAGCCTACCTGATGCTCCGCCAAAACATGGACGTCCACGCCGCTCTGGCCACGGTGCGGCACCATAGAGAGATCGGACCCAACGACGGCTTCCTCCGACAGCTCTGTCGGCTAAACCAGAGGCAGGCTGCTGAGGGGAACTTCTGGAACAAATGA
- the prl gene encoding prolactin, producing MAYRRNNGGKLFMTGSIVLYMVAACGAIPINDLLDRASQRSDTLHSLSTTLTHELDSHFPPIGRVIMPRPSMCHTSSLQTPNDKDQALQVSESDLLSLARSLLRAWLDPLVVLSSSANTLPHPAHNSISNKIQELQQHSKSLGDGLDILSGKMGPAAQTISLLPYRGGNDIGQDRISKLINFHFLLSCFRRDSHKIDSFLKVLRCRAAKMQPEMC from the exons ATGGCTTACAGGAGAAACAACGGAGGCAAACTCTTCATGACGG GCTCCATAGTGTTGTATATGGTGGCAGCGTGCGGTGCCATCCCCATCAATGACCTGCTTGATCGGGCCTCCCAGCGCTCCGACACCCTGCACTCCCTGAGCACAACACTCACCCACGAGCTG GACTCTCATTTCCCTCCTATAGGCCGGGTGATTATGCCCCGCCCCTCAATGTGCCacacctcctctctgcagacgCCCAATGACAAGGACCAAGCTCTGCAAGTATCA gaGTCCGACCTGTTGTCGCTGGCTCGCTCACTGCTCAGAGCCTGGCTCGACCCCCTGGTGgtcctgtcctcctctgctAACACCCTGCCTCACCCAGCCCACAACAGCATTTCCAACAAGatccaggagctgcagcagcactccAAGAGCCTGGGAGACGGCCTGGATATCCTATCTGGAAAG ATGGGTCCAGCGGCTCAGACCATCTCCTTACTGCCCTACAGGGGGGGCAATGACATCGGCCAGGACAGGATCTCCAAATTGATCAATTTCCATTTCCTGCTGTCCTGCTTCCGCCGGGACTCCCACAAGATTGACAGCTTCCTGAAAGTCCTACGCTGCCGGGCAGCAAAAATGCAACCCGAGATGTGCTAA